The following nucleotide sequence is from Alteromonas sp. V450.
CCAGGGTTTATGACCGCCATGCCACCAATCCAGCAGTTGTCGCCAATCGTAATGGGTTTGGCGAACTCGATGCCGGTTGCCCTTTGTATGGGATCTAGCGGGTGCGTAGCGGTGTACAAACCGACTTGAGGCGCAATCATGCAGTTATCACCTATTGTCACCTTCGCTGCATCTAGAATGACACAATTGAAATTAGCGAAGAAATTTTCGCCTACATGGATATTTTCGCCATAATCACATTTGAATGAAGACTCGATGTAAAGCCTTTTCCCAGTACTACCAAACAGCTGTTTTAGTAACCTAGTACGCTTTTTGTGGTCGCTTTGGCAGGTCGCATTGAGCTCGTCTACTTGAATTCGGCACTGCTTGCGCAATGCCGTTAATGTTTTATCTGACGGAAAATATAAATCGCCAGCAAGCATCTTTTCTTGTTCAGTCATGTCATTTTGAAACGTTAGGCTTTGATATTCGAGCCAGTACGTTACTGTGCACCAGTATAACTTACAACGACTTTTTGCTTTAATGCATCGTTTTCAAGGTCCAGATTGACAGGGCGCTTCAAAATGATGTTGCCATCTACAATGACCGAAGCACTAATTGACAGCGTCGGTTTACTATCTGACGTGTTTCCCCATGATTTTTCAGTCTCGTTATAAATGATATCGCCTAAAACATGGGATGAACCTGATAAAGTAATATCGCCGTTTAACGTTTCAATATGTTGTTTTATGGTTGTGTCAACGCCGGTTATGTCACCATTTACGGTTTCAACACTACCGCCAATTATACTTTGTGTGGGAAGCGTAACATTTCCATTTACTGTTTCTATGCCATTAAGCACATTTAGGTATGAAGCTGCGCTAACATCGCCGTTTACAATATCAATATTTCGGACAGACACATGGTTGCCCATCTCAAGATTACCATTAACAATGCTGACTTCATCGGCACCGCCATTATCGCCAATTTCCACATTACCGTTAACAGAAGATATATCTCCCGCATGCTTCCCTTCTGCTATGTCAATATTGCCCAGAATAGAGCTAAAGCTGCTCCCTTCTAATGCACTGGCGTTGCCGACATGGATAACGCAGCCAGTAAGTAGAGAGGCTGTAAGCAACATGGCTGCACTAGCAATAAAAGACTTTTTCATATTTTTTATATCCTTGACTGTTCTTAAATTTTTTAAATTACACGCATAAATTGCGTTGTTACTGAACACAAATAATAATGTGCATGTGTAAAGTCATTATCATTTATCATGCCATTCTCTAAAAATTAATAAAAACAATGGGTTAGTGTTTTTTGTGGGCGAGAGTAAAAAGCTTGATGGCGTGATGATTAATTTTATAGTTGCATCTGCCAATGGGTGGCTAAATTGACCACATTGCATCAATGGACCAAAGGACTGAAGTGGACACACACTCAACCTTAATAGACGCCTTTTAGTCACAAGCACCTTTATTTTAAGTGTGTGTCCAGCGATTTCACAGCGATTTCAATCCAGCGATTTCAGGTAAGTTTTTAATTAGTGTGAGTGTCTGTCCTCGAGTTTATTTAATTAGTGTGAGTGTCTGTCCTCGAG
It contains:
- a CDS encoding sugar O-acetyltransferase; protein product: MTEQEKMLAGDLYFPSDKTLTALRKQCRIQVDELNATCQSDHKKRTRLLKQLFGSTGKRLYIESSFKCDYGENIHVGENFFANFNCVILDAAKVTIGDNCMIAPQVGLYTATHPLDPIQRATGIEFAKPITIGDNCWIGGMAVINPGVTLGDNVVVASGAVVTKSFGNNVVIGGNPAKIIKEIEQTEQRM